One Bombus fervidus isolate BK054 chromosome 7, iyBomFerv1, whole genome shotgun sequence genomic region harbors:
- the Mrpl24 gene encoding mitochondrial ribosomal protein L24 translates to MRLTTILFGKLGEWSKKYANLPDRYIDRVSERVLWKPPPGKPQFLKRKIVANKKLYYSIHRPWTTTFQYENWVMKRRDCPPVEPIKKWSFFRGDRVELLAGPDKGKQGIVQDIIQERNWVIVHGLNTKVVIRGKNKGFPGVCLRMEQPLLVTTQVQLVDPSDLKGTAIEWRYTEDGEHVRVSLRTGRIIPVPVSSQETVDYKTPDVYAEESKDTTEDNVKELTFEAKLKTFEMDIMDEMGIVEDRVPKKYYWY, encoded by the exons ATGAGGCTCACAACTATTCTATTTGGAAAGTTAGGTGAATGGTCGAAAAAATATGCGAATTTACCAGACCGCTACATAGACCGTGTCTCAGAACGC gtattgTGGAAACCTCCACCTGGCAAACCACAATTTCTTAAACGTAAAATAGTAGCAAATAAGAAGTTGTACTATTCTATCCATCGACCATGGACAACAACTTTTCAGTATGAGAATTGGGTTATGAAACGTAGAGATTGCCCACCAGTTGAACCCATAAAAAAATGGAGTTTCTTTCGTGGTGATCGT gtGGAACTCTTAGCTGGTCCTGATAAGGGAAAACAAGGAATAGTACAAGATATTATACAGGAGAGAAATTGGGTTATTGTCCATGGATTAAATACAAAAGTAGTAATACGGGGGAAGAATAAAGGTTTTCCTGGAGTTTGTTTGCGTATGGAACAACCACTATTAGTTACGACGCAAGTGCAATTAGTAGATCCTTCAGATTT gaAAGGGACTGCAATAGAATGGAGATATACAGAGGATGGTGAACACGTAAGAGTGTCTCTTAGAACTGGCAGAATTATTCCCGTGCCTGTATCAAGTCAAGAAACTGTAGATTACAAAACTCCAGATGTGTATGCTGAAGAATCTAAAGATACTACTGAAGATAACGTCAAGGAATTAACATTCGAA GCAAAATTGAAGACATTTGAAATGGATATTATGGATGAAATGGGAATTGTAGAGGATCGTGTaccaaagaaatattattggtattaa
- the LOC139988744 gene encoding uncharacterized protein produces MLFRLKKCVPFTQMRQFVMFHTNNTTQLKMKTIYHWEKPKYSNIINPSLNVHRLLHSENQNSLPPLMFGYPKEWSVFETVRFYFILNKSIDPEFQLRDFMTGVLQAMIAISTALSMQDYEALNGMVKEKAIKILRHRVDRLTPRQRELLTFDVQSLTFLPYFIKLKRKIGSNDAVVQIGIQGLCTKDVTDMKSYVHIHYIFERMYKNGVGSEWIVRLVSHTSLW; encoded by the exons ATGCTATTCCGCTTGAAAAAATGTGTACCTTTTACACAGATGCGACAATTCGTAATGTTTCATACGAATAATACAActcaattaaaaatgaaaacgatttACCATTGGGAAAAACCGAAATactcaaatataataaatccaAGTCTTAATGTACATAGATTACTACACTCTGAAAATCAAAACAGTTTGCCACCGTTAATGTTTGGATATCCTAAGGAATGGAGTGTTTTTGAAACGGTGcggttttattttattttgaataaatctATTGACCCAGAGTTTCAATTAAGAGATTTTATGACAGGAGTTCTTCAG GCCATGATAGCAATATCTACAGCTTTAAGTATGCAAGACTATGAAGCATTAAATGGTATGGTAAAAGAAAAAGCTATAAAAATACTAAGGCACAGAGTTGATCGCCTAACTCCAAGACAACGGGAACTACTAACTTTTGATGTGCAATCTCTTACGTTTCTTccttatttcataaaattaaaaaggaagaTAG GTAGCAATGATGCAGTCGTTCAAATAGGAATACAGGGATTGTGTACGAAAGATGTTACGGATATGAAGTCATATGTGCatattcattatatatttgaaaggaTGTATAAAAATGGAGTGGGAAGTGAATGGATTGTAAGGCTAGTAAGTCATACATCACTTTGGTAG
- the LOC139988736 gene encoding mucosa-associated lymphoid tissue lymphoma translocation protein 1 isoform X1, which produces MTRFDKDTYIECLPVTVYNEIVNALNKDAAWITLANHVAEELQYPCTLWIQSLNEIKHPNDSPGQKLLSELSIKMCTIEILHTLLRDCKLYSILSIISDPEPLSIIMHPTEEFQTSILKVSFGHRLRLCCKAIGMPLPNYIWYHNNNELQHCNSDVLDFVIVSASQAGEYRCKVLQIKNDGTLISTLTSKAITVQIFSIPVVIEEQPQPLLEVKEGENFTIHCKANSYSKPRYQWFHDNTKLEGETSNILHVKQFSLKNEGKYYCYIYNDISEIYTQRTRVMMDLPKFKAVAKIALVIANEEYENHECLLTSKNDAACIGNLLKEIGFEVICLLNLTITQMKNAIKIFSKALVEGVYGLFYFAGHGFKMQESYMLATDAPETYLRKDAICESELLSAFLENDPELLIVILDMCQTLPSKEFNPEIYHEIPTVNEYKSKKNLRNLIQAYSTSSHRPSYEKLNCKYGLYMEHLSEYINKDITVTKLFEEVGKSIDSCFKGKERNQIPMFAVSVTKPFRLTDATYKNKCPDIINYLSKLISYSTQTINVLFKQARMCSRVKISLFMEPYLNIVRIKVLDLPNVEINFFNSIPAKRNNLFQDQHEKECWIHNPQINEIFVTGTTGDFCVKRWYPHWCHSIAYKRLHTLSIETCKYLRKETQR; this is translated from the exons atgactCGTTTTGATAAAGACACGTATATCGAATGTTTACCAGTAACTGTATACAATGAGATAGTTAATGCATTGAATAAAGACGCAGCTTGGATAACATTAGCAAATCATGTAGCTGAAGAGCTTCAATATCCGTG TACTCTATGGATACAATCTTTAAACGAGATCAAACATCCAAATGATTCTCCTGGACAAAAGCTACTTTCTGAATTGAGTATTAAAATGTGTACTATAGAGATTTTACATACTTTATTACGCGACTGCAAGCTTTATAGCATTCTTTCAATTATATCTGATCCAG AACCTTTGAGCATTATTATGCATCCGACAGAGGAATTTCAAACTAGCATTCTGAAAGTATCATTTGGACATCGTCTTCGTCTATGTTGTAAAGCTATTGGGATGCCATTACCAAATTACATATGGTaccataataataatgaattgCAACACTGTAATTCTGATGTGCTTGATTTTGTTATAGTCAG TGCTTCTCAAGCAGGAGAATATAGATGTAAGGtacttcaaattaaaaatgatggAACTCTCATATCAACTTTGACTTCAAAAGCTATAACTGTACAAATTTTTTCTATACCTGTTGTGATAGAAGAACAACCACAGCCACTTTTAGAAGTTAAAGAAGgtgaaaattttacaattcatTGTAAAGCCAATAGTTATTCCAAACCACGTTATCAATGGTTCCATGACAATACTAAGCTAGAAGGAGAAACATCTAACATTTTGCAT GTAAAACAATTTAGTTTGAAGAATGAAGGAAAATactattgttatatttataacgatatcaGTGAAATTTATACGCAAAGAACTCGTGTAATG aTGGATCTTCCAAAATTTAAAGCAGTTGCAAAAATAGCTTTGGTCATTGCAAATGAAGAGTATGAGAACCATGAATGTCTTTTGACATCTAAAAATGATGCTGCATGCATCGGTAATCTTCTTAAAGAAATAGGATTTGAAGTAATTTGTCTCCTCAATTTGACAATTACTCAAATgaaaaatgcaataaaaatatttagcaaAGCCTTAGTTGAAGGAGTATATG gcttattttattttgctgGACATGGTTTTAAAATGCAGGAAAGTTATATGCTTGCAACAGATGCTCCAGAAACATATTTAAGGAAAGATGCAATATGTGAAAGTGAATTATTGTCTGCATTCCTTGAGAATGATCCTGAActattaattgttattttagATATGTGTCAAACTTTGCCTTCAAA AGAATTTAATCCTGAGATATACCATGAGATACCAACAGTGAATGAATATAAAAGCAAGAAGAATCttagaaatttaattcaagCATATTCTACATCTAGTCATCGACCGAgttatgagaaattaaattgtaaatatggTTTATATATGGAACATCTCAgcgaatatattaataaagatataactgtcacaaaattatttgaagaaGTAGGAAAAT CAATTGATAGCTGTTTTAAAGGGAAAGAACGAAATCAAATTCCAATGTTTGCTGTCTCTGTTACAAAACCATTTCGTCTTACTGATGCTACTTATAAAA ataaaTGTCCAgatatcattaattatttaagtaaACTTATATCGTATTCAACTCAGACAATAAATGTACTGTTTAAACAAGCAAGGATGTGCAGTAGAGTTAAAATTTCACTATTTATGGAAccatatttaaatatagtaaGAATCAAAGTACTTGATTTACCAAATGTagaaattaacttttttaattctattcctgcaaagcgaaataatttatttcaagatCAACACGAGAAAGAGTGTTGGATTCATAATCCCCAAATCAACGAG ATTTTTGTTACAGGGACCACTGGTGATTTCTGTGTCAAAAGATGGTATCCCCATTGGTGCCACAGTATTGCATATAAAAGATTACATACCCTCTCTATTGAAACTTGTAAATATTTGAGAAAAGAAACACAAAGATAA
- the LOC139988736 gene encoding mucosa-associated lymphoid tissue lymphoma translocation protein 1 isoform X2, which yields MTRFDKDTYIECLPVTVYNEIVNALNKDAAWITLANHVAEELQYPCTLWIQSLNEIKHPNDSPGQKLLSELSIKMCTIEILHTLLRDCKLYSILSIISDPEPLSIIMHPTEEFQTSILKVSFGHRLRLCCKAIGMPLPNYIWYHNNNELQHCNSDVLDFVIVSASQAGEYRCKVLQIKNDGTLISTLTSKAITVQIFSIPVVIEEQPQPLLEVKEGENFTIHCKANSYSKPRYQWFHDNTKLEGETSNILHVKQFSLKNEGKYYCYIYNDISEIYTQRTRVMMDLPKFKAVAKIALVIANEEYENHECLLTSKNDAACIGNLLKEIGFEVICLLNLTITQMKNAIKIFSKALVEGVYGLFYFAGHGFKMQESYMLATDAPETYLRKDAICESELLSAFLENDPELLIVILDMCQTLPSKEFNPEIYHEIPTVNEYKSKKNLRNLIQAYSTSSHRPSYEKLNCKYGLYMEHLSEYINKDITVTKLFEEVGKSIDSCFKGKERNQIPMFAVSVTKPFRLTDATYKNKCPDIINYLSKLISYSTQTINVLFKQARMCSRVKISLFMEPYLNIVRIKVLDLPNVEINFFNSIPAKRNNLFQDQHEKECWIHNPQINEGPLVISVSKDGIPIGATVLHIKDYIPSLLKLVNI from the exons atgactCGTTTTGATAAAGACACGTATATCGAATGTTTACCAGTAACTGTATACAATGAGATAGTTAATGCATTGAATAAAGACGCAGCTTGGATAACATTAGCAAATCATGTAGCTGAAGAGCTTCAATATCCGTG TACTCTATGGATACAATCTTTAAACGAGATCAAACATCCAAATGATTCTCCTGGACAAAAGCTACTTTCTGAATTGAGTATTAAAATGTGTACTATAGAGATTTTACATACTTTATTACGCGACTGCAAGCTTTATAGCATTCTTTCAATTATATCTGATCCAG AACCTTTGAGCATTATTATGCATCCGACAGAGGAATTTCAAACTAGCATTCTGAAAGTATCATTTGGACATCGTCTTCGTCTATGTTGTAAAGCTATTGGGATGCCATTACCAAATTACATATGGTaccataataataatgaattgCAACACTGTAATTCTGATGTGCTTGATTTTGTTATAGTCAG TGCTTCTCAAGCAGGAGAATATAGATGTAAGGtacttcaaattaaaaatgatggAACTCTCATATCAACTTTGACTTCAAAAGCTATAACTGTACAAATTTTTTCTATACCTGTTGTGATAGAAGAACAACCACAGCCACTTTTAGAAGTTAAAGAAGgtgaaaattttacaattcatTGTAAAGCCAATAGTTATTCCAAACCACGTTATCAATGGTTCCATGACAATACTAAGCTAGAAGGAGAAACATCTAACATTTTGCAT GTAAAACAATTTAGTTTGAAGAATGAAGGAAAATactattgttatatttataacgatatcaGTGAAATTTATACGCAAAGAACTCGTGTAATG aTGGATCTTCCAAAATTTAAAGCAGTTGCAAAAATAGCTTTGGTCATTGCAAATGAAGAGTATGAGAACCATGAATGTCTTTTGACATCTAAAAATGATGCTGCATGCATCGGTAATCTTCTTAAAGAAATAGGATTTGAAGTAATTTGTCTCCTCAATTTGACAATTACTCAAATgaaaaatgcaataaaaatatttagcaaAGCCTTAGTTGAAGGAGTATATG gcttattttattttgctgGACATGGTTTTAAAATGCAGGAAAGTTATATGCTTGCAACAGATGCTCCAGAAACATATTTAAGGAAAGATGCAATATGTGAAAGTGAATTATTGTCTGCATTCCTTGAGAATGATCCTGAActattaattgttattttagATATGTGTCAAACTTTGCCTTCAAA AGAATTTAATCCTGAGATATACCATGAGATACCAACAGTGAATGAATATAAAAGCAAGAAGAATCttagaaatttaattcaagCATATTCTACATCTAGTCATCGACCGAgttatgagaaattaaattgtaaatatggTTTATATATGGAACATCTCAgcgaatatattaataaagatataactgtcacaaaattatttgaagaaGTAGGAAAAT CAATTGATAGCTGTTTTAAAGGGAAAGAACGAAATCAAATTCCAATGTTTGCTGTCTCTGTTACAAAACCATTTCGTCTTACTGATGCTACTTATAAAA ataaaTGTCCAgatatcattaattatttaagtaaACTTATATCGTATTCAACTCAGACAATAAATGTACTGTTTAAACAAGCAAGGATGTGCAGTAGAGTTAAAATTTCACTATTTATGGAAccatatttaaatatagtaaGAATCAAAGTACTTGATTTACCAAATGTagaaattaacttttttaattctattcctgcaaagcgaaataatttatttcaagatCAACACGAGAAAGAGTGTTGGATTCATAATCCCCAAATCAACGAG GGACCACTGGTGATTTCTGTGTCAAAAGATGGTATCCCCATTGGTGCCACAGTATTGCATATAAAAGATTACATACCCTCTCTATTGAAACTTGTAAATATTTGA